A window of Etheostoma spectabile isolate EspeVRDwgs_2016 chromosome 24, UIUC_Espe_1.0, whole genome shotgun sequence genomic DNA:
atgttcagcatcaggtagaaagaagctgtaatgttaccctacaggacagatgtcatcatcagggagaaacaagctgtaatgttaccctacaggacagatgttcagaatcagggagaaacaagctgtaatgtaccctacaggacagatggtcacatcaggtagaaacaagtgTAATGTACCCTAAAGGACAATGTTCACATCGgtagagaaacaagctgtaatgttaccctacaggacagatgttcatcatcaggtagaaacaagctgtaatgttaccctacaggacagatgttctcatcaggagaaacaagctgtaatgttaccctacaggacagatgttcatcatcaggagaaacaagctgtaatgttaccctaagGACAGATGTtcgcatcaggtagaaacaagctgtatgttaccctacaggacagatgttcagcatcaggtagaaaaacaagtgtaatgttaccctacaggacagatgttcagcatcaggtagaaaaaGCTGTAATggtaccctacaggacagagttcatcatcaggagaaacaagctgtaatgtaccctACAGGAAGAATGTTCAACattcaggtagaaacaagctgtaatgttaccctacaggacagatgttcagtcatcaggtagaaacaagctgtaatgccctacaggacagatgttcagcatcaggtagaaacaagctgtaatgttaccctacaggacagaaattcatcatcaggtagaaacaagctgtaatgtaaccctaCAGGATAATTCCAGTTTATTACACCTTGGGTTGTAAATCTTTGTGGTTTTGACCTTCATTTAATCTTTTTGTACTTCAGTATTGGAAGTAAAAACGGGTGGGAAACTTTACAGGTCCGTCAGCCCCCCGCTGGCTCCCAGAATGCACAGTTCTCAGCTGTTTTCGGCAATAAAATCCAAACATATTACAAACAAATCAAGGCCATGTGCATTCACAAGAAATCAAAATGTCTCGAACtgaaagaagacagagagacacattttAAGGAACAGTTTGTCATTTTACATGATTCATTCATATTTGCCATCTTACAATTACATTACTTGACATTTATAGTGTAAAGGTTGTGATTCAAATTAAAAGACGAGTTGTTAACTAATCCCTAAAGGGTAGACAACATAATAGTagctaaacatgtttttaatgcaGTAACACCGAAGAGTTAAGCTCTTTCTTTGTACCATTTATTGAGTCTTGGCCCTGCCATCGTCTAAAAAGTGAGAATAATTACtggtttcattatttttaaaatgataagcATAAAGTTTCAGTAGATGACAATTGACATGTGCAGCCCAACCTgtgagagcacacacacacacacacacacacacacaNNNNNNNNNNcacacacacacacacacacacacacacacacacagttttaaacactgaaaaaagcagTAAATAGATGTTGTAGTATGGATAGGCCTATAGTCTACAACCCACTAAGTTCTCACTCCTAAATTCCACCAGGTGTCGCCGTGGTTTTGTTCCTTCATCCGGAGTGATCCAACACCGGGAGGTGGAGTGTTCTGCCTGACCGACTCGTAGAATTTTCCTGGATATTTGTGCTTCTACCATAAGAGTCCTCCACAGAGTTAGAGGGTTTCTTCCATTTTGTCCAGTTCTGACTGGATGCTAAAATCTTAATGTGATGATACAATCGGGAGTGGAAAACGCCATGGCCACAACTGACCCCAACTAGGCCCCGTATAAAAGAAGACTTCGTACCGGGGTTCACCATCTGATGGGAATCTAGTtttgttttagatgttttttacagaaagTATAAAACCAAATGTCAACGCCTGGTGGAATCTACGGCTCGTTCTCCACGCAGCCTCCTGCATGTTGATGTGTATTTATCCGAATTTCCTTACGTCGTCTATCTCCTTGTTGTACCACCTAAACATATGCATGATTTATCTCTGCATGATTTCTCCTGTCTGCTTTGTCTCCGTCACgtttcatttgattttttttgcaacatcCAGATAGGCGACCTGGATCTCCCTCTCGGCGGGGCACGTGCCGGTGAACTCCTCCCTCTGATAGGCGCAGTTTAAATACCGCCACAGCCCCGTCATCTCCGCCGGGATCTCAAAGCCACGGTACTTCTTGGCTACGACCTGCAAACAGAAACACGGGAGCACAAGTGAGTTAACAAGTGTTGGGAACATCCAAGCAATCTCAAAATCCAAGTCTCGGAGACGTCGGGCTGAACGAACCTTAAGGATGTGCAGCTTGGGCAGCAGGTTACAGTCAGCCAGGGTCAGCTCGGAGCCATCCAGAAAACTCCTGGTTGAGTCAGGAAGATCTCCTGCAGCGTCAGCATTAATCTCCTCAGACAGTGGCGTCCGCAGGAAGTCATCGAGACGCTGGAGAGACTTCAGCAATGCTTTCTCTAAGGCTGcactcacacatacagacagaaatCCCCTTCAGCAAAAGTCAGCCAGGAAATATCCCAATGTGTGACCGTTGTAATTAAAATGTTCTATTTACATTCATACCTTGTGTATAGCCCTAGCTACAATCATTTGATTTGTCATTAGCATGTCTTCAACAGCAACATCATTTTTGATGGCATATATTCAGGATCATCTGAGGAAGCCATGTACCAAGTTTCAGGCGTATGAAAACTGTAGCAGGATTTCTACAAAGTTGGTTTtgaacattttctttattgGGAGTGGCCCACAGTGGCTACAGAAAATCATCATACCCCGtacaaatctttcttttttgtcacaCTACCctggaaattaaaataaattaaatccaACTACTTCTAGATGTATTTACACATTAAAACGCTCAACATCAGagtgaaaataacattttaaaacattctgAACAATTATTCAAGTATAATTAGTAAAATAGCTTGGTTTTGGATAAGTGATCAGCCCTTTAGAGTAATCATTATAAACTTACTGAGGTACAACCAGTTAATTTCCAGATTACACACCAGGCTAAATACCGCCCACCTGACATCAGTTGTAGTGATTTTAAATACTTTCTAATGAAACCAGCTGTTACATGATGACTCCATTACTGGCAGTGCAGGGCAACACAAATAATACAGCATGGTTGGAAAGATGCTTTCAAAAGGCACCGGGATCAAGCTGTGGAAAGGCACAAGTTAGGAGAAGGATAGACAAGATTTCACGGGCTTTAAGCATCCGTCTGGGTACCATTCAGAGCATTATTAAGAAGTGGAAAGCTTATGGCACCACCAAGACCTTGCCTAGATCAGAACTGGATGACCGAGCCAGGAGGACGTNNNNNNNNNNAGCTACCAAGAGGCCAATGGCAACTTTGAAGGACTTCTGTCTGAGATTGGTCGGTCTGTGCATGTGACAACAATCTCACAAGCTTTACCCAAAGCTGGCCTGTATGGCCCGGGGCAAGGAAGAAgcctcttctgaaaaagggcCACACACAGGCTCTTTTGCACTTTGCAATGAAACAAACGGACAGTTTTAATGCCGTGTGGAAAAAGGTTTtatggtcagatgagaccaagatTATTCTTTTGGGACCAAACTGCAAGCATTATGTTTGGCAGCACACCCCCCAAAACACAATTTacctactgtgaagcatggtgAAGGCAACATTATGTTGTGAGGGTGTTTCTCTTCAGCAGGGACTGGGCAGTTGGTCAGGATTGAAGGGGAAATGGATGCTGCCAAGTTGAACATGGGCAGGTGGTTCACCTTCCAGCACGACAACAACCCGAAACACACCGCCAAAAAAAAACTACGCAGTGGCTTAAGGATAACAAGGTGAACGTCTTCGAGTGGCCAAGACAAAGCCCTGACCTAAATCCCAGTGAAAGTCTGGGAGTGGACTTGAAGACAGCAGTCAATCGCCGCTCAACTCGAACAATTCTGCAAGGAAGAATGGAGAAATGTTCCCCTACGATGTGCCCAAGGCCAAAAGAGACATGTCCAAACAGACTGATGGGGGTAATTAAAGTGTTAAATCATGGGACTGATGACTCTGTGATTCTAGTGTTATTTTCTCATTATGGTTCAGTACtattgcctttttattttatttgaatgttaTTATGCAGAATGTGTAAATAAAGCtggaacatttatttaattttttaattggtTTTGATTTCAAGCTGTAAGACAAAAAAGTGAGTATGATCATTTTCTATAGGCACTGTACATCATGTGAttctgtctctctcgctctatTTTACCCTCGTTAGTGTCTTTCCTGGAGTTTTTGATGTAAGCGCTGAACTTGGCGAAGACGTCGATGCCTGCTGTGTTAGCTTCAGCGTGTCTAGCAGCCAGTCTGGGGTAGCTGAAGGAAATACATGATGGAGAACTTCACTGAGCagcttcttttttaataaaaattaaattattttgggaaaaaagtcagaaaatattttgagtaataaaaatgtttaaatttgtcTGTGTACCGTGGCGGGGTCAGCTTTTCCTCCAGGAACTCCTCGATCTTGTTGACGTCAACTTTAACTTCGCCGTTAAACGTCACAAACGGAGGGTTGGTTCCTGGAGCGAGGTCCTGCAGGTCTGCCGGCTTcctgacaacacaaaatatccCCACCAGACTCTTTAGTGTGgtaaaaaacacacttcattcaaacaggacataaactaaataaaactaccaaaagctgtcttggttcatctttccaatGTTTGACACATCacccactctggtctggttggtaataaactcttaattcacccatttacatgtgagatatgctgctcttatacatgctaaagtagtgagatttacatggagtctggtggagaatgctgctctatacagctaaaagtagtgattatttaatgGAGTTGGTGGTATATGCTtcctatacacactaaaagtagtgttattaca
This region includes:
- the LOC116674011 gene encoding chloride intracellular channel protein 4 isoform X5; translated protein: MSWCDIAVKKLGFPTIELFVKAGSDGESIGNCPFSQRLFMILWLKGVIFNVTTVDLKRKPADLQDLAPGTNPPFVTFNGEVKVDVNKIEEFLEEKLTPPRYPRLAARHAEANTAGIDVFAKFSAYIKNSRKDTNEALEKALLKSLQRLDDFLRTPLSEEINADAAGDLPDSTRSFLDGSELTLADCNLLPKLHILKVVAKKYRGFEIPAEMTGLWRYLNCAYQREEFTGTCPAEREIQVAYLDVAKKIK